Proteins encoded by one window of Chryseobacterium sp. POL2:
- a CDS encoding DUF3108 domain-containing protein, with protein MKKIMLLFAMFCFMMSSAQYDNIAAGESLTYRIHYGILTAGSATLSTSNAMLNGKPYFYVKGVGKTSGAVRAFFKVDDVYESYINLYGQPYFYVRNVAEGSYRQHLQSTFNHANNTIYLVDKKNTDREPKTINTVKGVQDMLSSFYYLRNLDDNQLKIGNVIKMNIWIDDELFPFQLRISGTERVSTKFGTINCLRIIPSVMSGRVFKEKEGVTLWVSNDKNRIPIAIKAELKVGSLKASIDKISGTKYPVNFTK; from the coding sequence ATGAAGAAAATAATGTTGTTGTTTGCAATGTTTTGTTTTATGATGTCATCTGCCCAATATGATAACATTGCAGCGGGTGAAAGTCTTACTTATAGAATCCATTATGGTATATTGACTGCTGGTTCTGCCACGCTTTCTACGTCCAATGCCATGCTCAACGGAAAACCTTATTTTTACGTGAAAGGTGTTGGTAAAACTTCTGGAGCCGTGCGAGCGTTTTTCAAAGTAGATGATGTCTATGAGAGTTATATCAATCTTTATGGACAACCTTATTTTTATGTGAGAAATGTGGCGGAAGGTAGCTATCGTCAGCATTTGCAAAGCACATTCAATCATGCTAACAATACCATTTATTTAGTCGATAAAAAAAATACAGATAGAGAGCCAAAGACTATTAACACAGTTAAAGGTGTACAAGATATGTTGTCGAGTTTTTATTATTTGAGAAATCTTGACGACAATCAATTAAAGATTGGAAATGTAATCAAGATGAATATTTGGATTGATGATGAGTTGTTTCCGTTTCAGTTGCGTATTTCCGGGACAGAGAGAGTCTCTACAAAATTTGGGACTATTAATTGTCTTAGAATTATTCCATCGGTAATGAGTGGACGCGTTTTCAAAGAAAAAGAAGGTGTTACACTTTGGGTTTCCAATGATAAAAATAGAATTCCGATAGCTATAAAAGCTGAATTAAAAGTAGGCTCGTTAAAGGCAAGTATCGACAAGATTTCTGGAACAAAATATCCGGTAAATTTCACAAAATAA
- a CDS encoding YceI family protein, giving the protein MKTNLLFGGLAALAISFTIISCGKDKPVTSESSEVLTTTNGRLYVVDTMNSKVEWKGFKVFKTDNTSHIGSIKFESGEVTINENKLESGKFVVALTTLANSDIKDAEESAKLDGHLKSADFFDVEKFPTASYEITKVTEATEGSDYNTILDGNLTIKGITKPISFNANVKMGEGELQIATEPKDISRDEFGIKFQIPAANGLIKDEINIQMLMKAIEKK; this is encoded by the coding sequence ATGAAAACAAATCTGTTATTTGGAGGATTGGCAGCTTTAGCAATTTCTTTTACCATAATCTCTTGTGGAAAAGACAAACCTGTGACAAGCGAAAGTAGCGAAGTTTTAACCACTACAAACGGCCGACTTTACGTTGTTGATACGATGAACAGCAAGGTAGAATGGAAAGGTTTTAAAGTTTTCAAAACAGATAACACCAGCCATATTGGTTCTATAAAATTCGAAAGTGGCGAAGTTACAATCAACGAAAACAAACTTGAAAGCGGAAAATTTGTGGTGGCCTTAACAACTTTAGCCAATAGCGATATCAAAGATGCTGAAGAATCCGCTAAGCTGGATGGCCATCTTAAAAGCGCCGATTTTTTCGATGTTGAAAAGTTCCCAACCGCTTCTTATGAAATTACGAAAGTTACTGAAGCTACAGAAGGCAGCGATTACAACACGATATTAGACGGAAACCTAACTATTAAAGGTATTACAAAACCTATCAGCTTCAATGCTAATGTTAAAATGGGTGAAGGCGAACTACAAATTGCTACCGAACCGAAAGACATTAGCCGTGATGAGTTTGGCATTAAATTCCAAATCCCAGCAGCCAACGGCTTGATAAAAGACGAAATCAATATCCAAATGTTGATGAAAGCCATCGAGAAAAAATAA
- the pheS gene encoding phenylalanine--tRNA ligase subunit alpha, producing MTERIDELLVEVEQFNSTAKEEIEQFRIKFNGKKGVLNDFFEQFKEVPNDQKKAFGQKINSLKQAVAAKLDHLKNATENQTSIIKDDLTKPAFPLELGTRHPINLVKNRIIEIFRSIGFAIADGPEIEDDWHNFTALNLPEYHPARDMQDTFFIDTNPDTLLRTHTSSVQVRYMEENEPPIRILSPGRVFRNEAISSRSHCIFHQIEGLYIDENVSFADLKQTIQFFTTELFGKSKIRMRPSYFPFTEPSAEVDVYWGLNSETDYRITKGTGWLEIMGCGMVDPAVLKNVNIDADKYSGFAFGMGIERIVMLLYQMSDIRMFFENDVRMLNQFKSL from the coding sequence ATGACAGAAAGAATTGATGAATTATTGGTAGAAGTAGAACAATTCAATTCCACAGCAAAGGAAGAGATTGAGCAATTCCGCATCAAATTCAATGGTAAAAAAGGCGTTTTAAATGATTTTTTTGAACAATTCAAAGAAGTTCCCAATGACCAGAAAAAAGCTTTTGGTCAAAAAATCAATAGCCTAAAACAAGCCGTTGCAGCGAAATTAGACCATCTTAAAAACGCTACAGAAAACCAAACAAGCATCATAAAAGATGATCTTACAAAACCCGCTTTTCCTTTAGAATTAGGAACAAGACATCCGATTAATCTTGTTAAAAACAGAATTATCGAGATTTTCCGTTCTATAGGTTTTGCCATTGCCGACGGACCAGAAATCGAGGACGATTGGCACAACTTCACGGCGCTTAACTTACCAGAATATCACCCGGCGAGAGATATGCAGGACACGTTCTTTATCGATACCAATCCTGACACGTTGCTTCGTACGCATACTTCGTCTGTACAAGTGCGTTATATGGAAGAAAACGAACCGCCAATTCGTATTTTATCCCCAGGTCGCGTATTCCGTAACGAGGCTATTTCGTCGCGTTCGCATTGTATTTTCCATCAAATCGAAGGTTTGTATATCGATGAAAATGTAAGTTTTGCGGATTTGAAACAAACCATTCAATTCTTCACAACAGAATTATTTGGAAAGTCAAAAATCAGAATGCGTCCATCGTACTTCCCTTTCACAGAGCCAAGCGCAGAAGTTGATGTGTATTGGGGACTTAACTCCGAAACGGACTACCGAATTACAAAAGGTACAGGCTGGCTAGAGATTATGGGTTGCGGAATGGTGGATCCTGCTGTTCTTAAAAATGTAAATATTGATGCTGACAAATACAGCGGATTTGCATTCGGAATGGGAATCGAGAGAATTGTAATGTTGCTTTATCAAATGAGCGATATCCGCATGTTCTTTGAAAATGATGTCCGAATGTTGAATCAATTCAAATCTTTATAA